From the Lathyrus oleraceus cultivar Zhongwan6 chromosome 4, CAAS_Psat_ZW6_1.0, whole genome shotgun sequence genome, one window contains:
- the LOC127137025 gene encoding uncharacterized protein LOC127137025, translating to MAEQEQESARVRAELDEIKGGMSQMREMLQALTFRFEVPQATVISETTGPAVEVPPQRTLPSTLPSYGLPYDFVPRAEVAHEMGQSVQQAVPLPVYTDARPVIHTVVPPAAYARHVPHYEDQNHMYQTVDSTVAGDEVRFEDFREVKENMQLLEKKFRDLEGDHVFGSAAKEMCLVSGLVFPAKFKTPDFDKYKGHTCPKSHLIMYYRKMAAHVEDDKLMIHCFQDSLSGAPSKWYLSLDQNRIRCFQDLSDAFIKHYKYNMDMAPDRRQLQSMFQHDKESFKEYAQRWRELASQVEPPLAEKELAELFIDTVQPQFYEKMVGSASLGFSELVAIGARVEYGVRNGKLAAVAGTSNANQKKFSGGFPRKKEGETNAVIAGQGRVPPRRRPQ from the coding sequence ATGGCTGAACAAGAACAAGAGAGCGCTCGAGTTAGAGCTGAACTAGACGAAATCAAAGGAGGCATGTCCCAAATGCGAGAGATGCTGCAAGCTTTAACCTTCAGGTTTGAGGTTCCACAAGCGACCGTTATTTCAGAGACCACGGGCCCAGCAGTGGAAGTCCCACCCCAGAGGACGTTACCCTCAACCCTTCCTTCATATGGGCTACCCTATGACTTCGTCCCCCGAGCGGAGGTGGCGCACGAAATGGGGCAATCTGTCCAACAAGCTGTGCCATTACCAGTTTACACCGACGCACGTCCAGTCATCCATACTGTGGTTCCACCAGCCGCCTATGCTAGGCATGTTCCTCATTACGAAGATCAAAACCACATGTATCAGACTGTTGACTCAACTGTTGCTGGTGACGAAGTAAGGTTTGAGGACTTCAGGGAGGTAAAGGAGAACATGCAGCTCCTTGAGAAGAAGTTCCGAGATCTAGAAGGAGACCACGTCTTTGGATCTGCTGCCAAAGAAATGTGCCTGGTGTCCGGGTTGGTGTTTCCAGCCAAATTCAAAACTCCAGATTTCGACAAATACAAGGGGCATACTTGTCCAAAGagccatctcatcatgtattacCGCAAAATGGCTGCACACGTGGAGGACGACAAGCTGATGATCCACTGCTTTCAAGACAGCTTGAGTGGGGCTCCTTCCAAATGGTATCTAAGTCTGGATCAGAACAGGATCAGGTGTTTCCAAGACCTGTCAGACGCATTCATAAAACAttacaagtataatatggacatggcgcctgacagaagACAGTTGCAGAGCATGTTTCAACATGATAAGGAGtccttcaaggagtatgctcaaagatggagggaactgGCTTCTCAGGTTGAACCACCTCTTGCTGAGAAAGAATTGGCCGAACTGTTTATCGACACTGTCCAACCTCAATTCtatgagaagatggttggaagtgCTTCTTTGGGATTCTCCGAGCTTGTTGCTATAGGAGCTCGTGTTGAATATGGTGTAAGGAATGGCAAACTGGCGGCTGTAGCTGGAACTTCAAATGCCAATCAAAAGAAGTTCTCTGGAGGGTTTcctagaaagaaggaaggggaaacaaATGCTGTGATTGCTGGTCAAGGAAGAGTTCCTCCAAGAAGGAGACCACAATAA
- the LOC127137026 gene encoding uncharacterized protein LOC127137026, protein MYPVQYAPQPYVAAVTPAFNQQPAQAYQAPPIDRPAPVQQRAAAPPAYQQAPAAPVYQQPRAQAPRQNAQNQNRRQGEKATFNPIPMSYTELYPSLLQKGLVVPRPMGPPPDRLPPWYNPNAHCPFHEGAPGHDLEGCYALKHRVRELIESKILSFKDMGPNVKSNPLPPHGDPAVNAIEDASTAIMVEKVDDVKTPFAAFHARLVEAGLVNVDHDNYEECATYPKECQVVRDNIQDLMDKRVLQISSAVKNEDVLVIEPCFNLPEPVEIPYYSRRVAPENSHPLPVEICMPTPFPYESTKAVPWKYETTVVDKVVEGSADTEVIEAVSEDVTNIAGMSRMTRSGRIYTPEFNVTPQGPNKESTVAAPTKEPEVVQSEDAVEFLKLIKKSDYKVVDQLHQTPSKISILSLLLNSQAHREALLKVLAQAHVTQSITVDQFDGVVANITACNTLSFNGEELPEDGQNHNRALDISVKCKDDALARVLVDTGSSLNVMPKRTLAKLSYQGPAMKPSALGQLPPPYIRK, encoded by the exons ATGTATCCCGTCCAGTATGCTCCGCAACCATATGTGGCTGCCGTGACACCTGCGTTCAATCAACAGCCTGCTCAGGCTTATCAAGCGCCTCCAATCGATCGACCAGCTCCAGTTCAACAACGTGCTGCGGCTCCTCCAGCTTATCAACAAGCACCAGCAGCTCCTGTTTATCAACAACCGAGAGCTCAAGCGCCGAGGCAAAATGCTCAAAACCAAAACAGAAGGCAAGGGGAGAAGGCGACCTTCAATCCAATCCCAATGTCGTACActgagctttatccctccttgttgcAAAAGGGTTTGGTGGTTCCTAGACCTATGGGACCTCCACCTGACCGTCTTCCTCCATGGTACAACCCTAATGCACACTGTCCTTTTCATGAGGGTGCCCCCGGGCATGACCTAGAGGGTTGCTACGCTCTAAAGCATAGGGTCCGGGAATTGATTGAGAGCAAGATCTTGTCTTTTAAGGACATGGGACCAAATGTGAAGAGCAATCCTCTTCCTCCCCATGGAGATCCTGCGGTGAACGCCATTGAAGATGCATCTACTGCTATTATGGTTGAGAAGGTGGATGATGTAAAGACTCCTTTCGCAGCATTCCATGCCCGATTGGTGGAAGCTGGCCTGGTTAATGTTGATCATGACAATTATGAAGAGTGTGCCACATACCCAAAGGAATGTCAGGTGGTACGGGACAACATTCAAGATTTGATGGATAAAAGAGTGCTTCAAATATCCAGTGCTGTGAAGAATGAAGATGTGTTGGTAATTGAACCTTGTTTCAATTTACCTGAACCAGTTGAAATCCCTTACTATAGCAGAAGGGTGGCGCCTGAGAATAGTCATCCGTTGCCTGTGGAAATATGTATGCCCACGCCTTTTCCATATGAGAGCACCAAGGCCGTGCCTTGGAAATATGAGACTACTGTTGTGGATAAGGTTGTTGAAGGAAGTGCAGACACTGAAGTGATAGAAGCTGTAAGTGAAGATGTCACCAATATTGCAGGAATGAGCagaatgacccgtagtggtcgaatCTATACGCCCGAATTCAATGTGACTCCTCAAGGGCCAAACAAGGAATCAACGGTTGCAGCTCCCACTAAAGAACCCGAAGTGGTCCAATCCGAAGATGCTGTTGAATTCTTGAAgttaatcaagaaaagtgactacaaggttgTGGACCAGTTGCATCAAACACCATCTAAGATCTCTATTTTGTCTCTGCTATTGAACTCCCAAgcccatagggaggctttgttaAAGGTGCTTGCTCAAGCTCATGTAACACAAAGCATAACAGTAGACCAATTTGATGGAGTAGTTGCAAATATCACAGCCTGCAATACTTTGAGCTTCAATGGAGAAGAATTACCTGAGGATGGACAAAATCACAACCGTGCTCTCGATATCTCGGTGaaatgcaaagatgatgctttggcGAGAGTTTTGGTTGATACTGGATCTTCTCTGAACGTGATGCCAAAGAGAACACTCGCCAAATTATCTTATCAAGGACCAGCTATGAAGCCTAGTGCcttg ggGCAGTTACCTCCACCTTAcatcagaaaatga